The following are from one region of the Streptomyces changanensis genome:
- a CDS encoding amino acid permease, with protein MSRTSAPAEPAAVDDSPHEGGTPVTDVPLTHGLKQRHLSMIALGGVIGAGLFVGSGSAIAAAGPSIVVAYAISGLLVMLVMRMLGEMSAANPASGSFSVHAERAIGPWAGFTAGWAFWFLLCVAVGLEAIGAAKIVTGWLPGVPEWSMVALFMLVFCVTNLAAVKNFGEFEFWFAALKIGAIALFLVIGLLAILGLLPGTDSPGMTNLTGQGGFLPNGSEGLIVGLLASVFAYGGLETVTIAAAESEHPVQGVAKAVRTAMWRIAVFYIGSMAVIVTLIPWNSKSLANGSYVATLEHLGLPAAGEIMNVVVLIALLSAMNANIYGASRMACSLVARGQGPKGLGRISGGVPRVAVLTSSVFGFLCVLLSYWRPDDIFMWLLNMIGAIILVVWFFIAVSQLVLRRRLEQEAPERLAVRMWAYPYLTWAALAGIAAVFLLMAREEGTRTQLYYTGGLVIFLAVLGYAHQRMTAGTATAAAAAGVPAAAPAAAEPKAAEPKAKAAEPKADEPTPAATPGAGNGGTEAAAKPAKADD; from the coding sequence ATGTCTCGGACCTCCGCGCCCGCCGAACCGGCCGCCGTCGACGACAGCCCGCACGAGGGCGGCACGCCGGTCACCGACGTGCCGCTCACGCACGGGCTCAAGCAACGCCACCTGTCGATGATCGCCCTCGGCGGTGTGATCGGCGCCGGCCTCTTCGTCGGCTCGGGTTCCGCCATCGCCGCCGCGGGCCCGTCGATCGTCGTCGCCTACGCGATCTCCGGCCTGCTCGTCATGCTGGTGATGCGCATGCTCGGTGAGATGTCGGCGGCCAACCCGGCGTCCGGCTCCTTCTCCGTCCACGCGGAGCGGGCCATCGGCCCGTGGGCGGGCTTCACCGCGGGCTGGGCCTTCTGGTTCCTGCTGTGCGTGGCCGTCGGCCTGGAGGCCATCGGCGCCGCGAAGATCGTGACCGGCTGGCTGCCGGGTGTGCCCGAGTGGTCGATGGTCGCCCTGTTCATGCTGGTCTTCTGTGTGACCAACCTGGCCGCCGTGAAGAACTTCGGCGAGTTCGAGTTCTGGTTCGCCGCGCTGAAGATCGGCGCCATCGCCCTCTTCCTCGTCATCGGCCTGCTGGCCATCCTGGGCCTGCTCCCGGGCACGGACTCCCCCGGCATGACGAACCTGACCGGTCAGGGCGGCTTCCTGCCGAACGGCAGCGAGGGCCTCATCGTCGGCCTGCTCGCCTCCGTCTTCGCGTACGGCGGTCTGGAGACCGTCACCATCGCCGCCGCCGAGTCCGAGCACCCCGTGCAGGGCGTCGCCAAGGCCGTCCGCACGGCGATGTGGCGCATCGCGGTCTTCTACATCGGCTCCATGGCGGTGATCGTCACGCTGATCCCGTGGAACAGCAAGTCGCTCGCCAACGGCTCCTACGTCGCCACCCTGGAGCACCTGGGCCTGCCGGCCGCCGGCGAGATCATGAACGTCGTCGTCCTCATCGCGCTGCTCTCCGCGATGAACGCCAACATCTACGGCGCCTCCCGCATGGCCTGCTCCCTCGTGGCGCGCGGCCAGGGCCCGAAGGGGCTCGGCAGGATCTCGGGCGGCGTGCCGCGCGTCGCGGTGCTGACCTCCTCGGTCTTCGGCTTCCTCTGCGTGCTGCTGAGCTACTGGCGGCCGGACGACATCTTCATGTGGCTGCTCAACATGATCGGCGCCATCATCCTGGTCGTCTGGTTCTTCATCGCCGTCTCCCAGCTGGTGCTGCGCCGCCGCCTGGAGCAGGAGGCGCCGGAGAGGCTGGCCGTGCGGATGTGGGCGTACCCCTACCTGACGTGGGCCGCGCTCGCCGGCATCGCCGCGGTGTTCCTGCTGATGGCCCGCGAGGAGGGCACCCGGACGCAGCTGTACTACACGGGCGGCCTGGTCATCTTCCTCGCCGTGCTCGGCTACGCCCACCAGCGGATGACCGCCGGCACCGCGACCGCCGCGGCCGCCGCCGGCGTCCCCGCCGCCGCGCCGGCCGCCGCCGAGCCGAAGGCCGCCGAGCCCAAGGCGAAGGCCGCCGAGCCGAAGGCCGACGAGCCCACGCCCGCCGCCACTCCGGGGGCCGGGAACGGCGGGACCGAGGCGGCCGCGAAGCCCGCCAAGGCCGACGACTGA
- a CDS encoding NUDIX hydrolase produces the protein MRRTLRVAAYAVCVRDGRLLLARGAAGDGAGAWTLPGGGTRHGEDVLEAVAREVEEETGYRAEITALLGVDTLRRELRRGRARRRVDHHAVRVVYEGRITGGTLRHEVGGTTDLAAWHPLADVPALPRVALVDTALRLWRDRPPTGRPAPLRPGPGEDG, from the coding sequence GTGAGAAGGACCCTGAGGGTGGCGGCCTACGCCGTGTGCGTACGGGACGGACGGCTCCTGTTGGCCCGCGGCGCCGCGGGGGACGGCGCGGGGGCGTGGACCCTCCCCGGCGGCGGCACGCGCCACGGGGAGGACGTCCTCGAAGCGGTCGCCCGCGAGGTCGAGGAGGAGACCGGCTACCGCGCCGAGATCACCGCCCTCCTCGGCGTCGACACGCTCCGCCGGGAGCTGCGCCGGGGCCGTGCCCGGCGGCGGGTGGACCACCACGCCGTGCGCGTCGTGTACGAGGGCCGCATCACCGGCGGCACCCTCCGCCACGAGGTGGGCGGCACCACCGACCTCGCCGCCTGGCACCCGCTCGCCGACGTCCCCGCCCTGCCGCGCGTCGCGCTCGTCGACACCGCCCTGCGCCTGTGGCGCGACCGCCCGCCGACGGGCCGCCCGGCCCCCCTCCGCCCGGGTCCCGGCGAGGACGGCTGA
- a CDS encoding S8 family serine peptidase produces the protein MTLEPPSPIPGARRAARIAAAAGLVAALVATGAAPAFATPAEPPATTPEPAKSAAAKLGSDDAERLADAEARGQKNITLMVATAPGATEQVARQLDAVEGGTVGVAHDKLGYVRATVPTARAEAAIGAAAKLSSVQGIDLKHEIRLDDPTPAADRAGATAGTAGTYPAPGRTTPAANPYNPSHETGAVDFVRKWPAADGRGVTIGILDSGVDLGHPALQKTTTGERKIVDWVTATDPVADGDGTWRRMDVGVSGPSFTAEGRGWQAPEGAYRFRTFAEAATKGGDMDGDLNRDGDTTDVWGVLYDPAAGTVRVDLNANGDFGDDEAMKPYKDGFQVGYFGTDDPATDVVERIPFVVEIRKDVVYNGAGAKADFVNIGVIEGSHGTHVAGITAAHSLFGGRMNGAAPGAKLVSSRACTWSGGCTNVALTEGMIDLVVNRGVDIVNMSIGGLPALNDGNNARARLYTRLIDTYGVQLVISAGNSGPGVNTIGDPSLADKVVSVGAAASRETWAANYGSAVSTPYAMMPFSSRGPREDGGFAPTISAPGAAVNTTQTWSPGGPVREAGYELPAGYSMLQGTSMAAPQATGAMALMLSAAKQQGLDLTPAKLRTAVVSQADRIPGTQAHEQGAGRINVVDAWQEVLRGAHAHEYTVKAPVDTALDQFLAEPGHGTGLYDREGGAKVGQEKVYEITVTRTTGADRPVRHELWFENNHERTFRVVGSDEVDLPLNKPVTVKVAAKPRSAGVHSAVLEITDPRTRGIDKQVLTTVVAAGQLAKPAFALSAEGSVQRNSHRSYFVDVPAGAKSLEVALGGLAKDSQTRFVAIHPYGVPSDPTSTVNCYPNYPNPANTCRPDLRSYPNPQPGVWEIEVESRRTSPLLDNPYKLDVAVLGATFDPAVQTLPEVTPGKAAPVQWTVTNGFAALEGKLRGGSLGSAKVTRPTLAHHAVQRTTVQLGEGVERFDVAIGNVSDKAADLDLTVLRDGVQVGSSADGDSEESVSLVKPAAGTYTIVVDGYSVPAGETAFDYKDVYFSSALGEVRVDAASTVSLANGASARFGAEVVVNGAAPDGRRFFGEVQLLNARGTAAGSGSVVIGGVTP, from the coding sequence ATGACCCTCGAACCCCCCAGCCCCATACCCGGGGCGAGACGCGCGGCCCGCATCGCGGCCGCCGCCGGCCTGGTCGCCGCGCTCGTCGCGACCGGCGCCGCTCCCGCCTTCGCCACCCCCGCCGAGCCCCCGGCGACCACTCCCGAACCGGCCAAGTCGGCCGCCGCCAAGCTCGGTTCGGACGACGCGGAGCGCCTGGCCGACGCCGAGGCCCGCGGCCAGAAGAACATCACCCTCATGGTGGCGACCGCGCCCGGCGCCACCGAGCAGGTCGCCCGGCAGCTCGACGCGGTCGAGGGCGGCACCGTCGGCGTCGCCCACGACAAGCTCGGCTACGTGCGCGCCACCGTCCCCACGGCGCGGGCCGAGGCCGCCATCGGCGCGGCCGCCAAGCTCTCCAGCGTGCAGGGCATCGACCTGAAGCACGAGATCCGGCTGGACGACCCGACGCCCGCCGCCGACCGCGCGGGCGCGACCGCGGGCACGGCCGGGACGTACCCGGCGCCGGGCCGCACCACCCCGGCGGCCAACCCGTACAACCCGTCCCACGAGACGGGCGCCGTCGACTTCGTGCGGAAGTGGCCGGCCGCGGACGGCCGCGGTGTCACCATCGGCATCCTCGACTCCGGCGTCGACCTCGGCCACCCGGCGCTGCAGAAGACCACCACCGGCGAGCGCAAGATCGTCGACTGGGTGACGGCGACCGACCCGGTCGCCGACGGGGACGGCACCTGGCGCCGGATGGACGTCGGCGTGTCCGGCCCGTCCTTCACCGCCGAGGGCCGCGGCTGGCAGGCGCCCGAGGGCGCGTACCGGTTCCGCACCTTCGCCGAGGCCGCCACCAAGGGCGGCGACATGGACGGCGACCTCAACCGCGACGGTGACACCACCGACGTCTGGGGCGTGCTGTACGACCCGGCCGCCGGCACCGTCCGCGTCGACCTGAACGCCAACGGCGACTTCGGCGACGACGAGGCGATGAAGCCGTACAAGGACGGCTTCCAGGTCGGGTACTTCGGCACCGACGACCCGGCCACCGATGTCGTCGAGCGGATCCCCTTCGTCGTCGAGATCCGCAAGGACGTCGTGTACAACGGCGCCGGCGCCAAGGCGGACTTCGTCAACATCGGCGTCATCGAGGGCTCGCACGGCACCCACGTCGCCGGCATCACCGCCGCCCACAGCCTCTTCGGGGGCAGGATGAACGGCGCGGCGCCCGGCGCGAAGCTGGTCTCCTCGCGCGCGTGCACCTGGAGCGGCGGCTGCACCAACGTCGCGCTCACCGAGGGCATGATCGACCTGGTCGTGAACCGCGGCGTCGACATCGTCAACATGTCGATCGGCGGTCTGCCGGCGCTCAACGACGGCAACAACGCCCGCGCCCGGCTGTACACGCGCCTCATCGACACCTACGGCGTCCAGCTGGTCATCTCGGCCGGCAACAGCGGCCCCGGCGTCAACACCATCGGTGACCCGTCCCTGGCCGACAAGGTCGTCAGCGTCGGCGCCGCGGCGTCCCGCGAGACCTGGGCCGCCAACTACGGCTCGGCCGTCTCCACGCCGTACGCGATGATGCCCTTCTCCTCCCGCGGCCCGCGCGAGGACGGCGGCTTCGCCCCGACGATCAGCGCCCCCGGCGCGGCCGTCAACACCACGCAGACCTGGTCGCCCGGCGGCCCCGTCCGCGAGGCCGGCTACGAGCTGCCGGCCGGCTACTCCATGCTCCAGGGCACCTCGATGGCGGCCCCGCAGGCCACCGGCGCGATGGCGCTGATGCTCTCCGCCGCCAAGCAGCAGGGGCTCGACCTCACGCCCGCGAAGCTGCGCACCGCCGTGGTCAGCCAGGCCGACCGGATCCCCGGCACGCAGGCGCACGAGCAGGGCGCCGGCCGCATCAACGTCGTCGACGCCTGGCAGGAGGTGCTCCGCGGCGCCCACGCCCACGAGTACACCGTCAAGGCGCCGGTCGACACGGCGCTCGACCAGTTCCTCGCCGAGCCCGGCCACGGCACCGGTCTGTACGACCGCGAGGGCGGCGCCAAGGTCGGCCAGGAGAAGGTCTACGAGATCACCGTCACCCGCACCACGGGTGCCGACCGCCCGGTCCGGCACGAGCTGTGGTTCGAGAACAACCACGAGCGCACCTTCCGCGTCGTCGGCAGCGACGAGGTGGACCTGCCGCTGAACAAGCCGGTCACCGTGAAGGTCGCCGCGAAGCCGCGCAGCGCCGGTGTGCACAGCGCCGTCCTGGAGATCACCGACCCGCGGACCCGCGGCATCGACAAGCAGGTCCTGACGACCGTCGTCGCCGCCGGGCAGCTCGCCAAGCCGGCCTTCGCCCTGTCGGCCGAGGGCTCGGTCCAGCGCAACAGCCACCGCTCGTACTTCGTGGACGTGCCGGCCGGCGCCAAGTCCCTGGAGGTCGCCCTGGGCGGCCTGGCGAAGGACAGCCAGACCCGGTTCGTCGCGATCCACCCGTACGGCGTCCCGTCCGACCCCACGTCGACGGTGAACTGCTACCCGAACTACCCGAACCCGGCCAACACCTGCCGCCCCGACCTGCGGTCCTACCCGAACCCGCAGCCGGGCGTCTGGGAGATCGAGGTCGAGTCGCGCCGCACGTCGCCGCTGCTGGACAACCCGTACAAGCTGGACGTCGCCGTGCTCGGCGCCACGTTCGACCCGGCCGTCCAGACCCTGCCGGAGGTCACCCCCGGCAAGGCCGCGCCGGTGCAGTGGACCGTCACCAACGGCTTCGCCGCGCTGGAGGGCAAGCTGCGGGGCGGCTCGCTCGGTTCCGCCAAGGTCACCCGTCCGACCCTCGCCCACCACGCCGTCCAGCGCACCACCGTGCAGCTCGGCGAGGGTGTCGAGCGGTTCGACGTCGCCATCGGCAACGTCTCCGACAAGGCCGCCGACCTGGACCTGACGGTGCTGCGCGACGGCGTGCAGGTCGGCTCGTCCGCGGACGGCGACTCGGAGGAGTCGGTGTCCCTGGTCAAGCCCGCCGCGGGCACGTACACGATCGTCGTCGACGGCTACTCGGTCCCGGCCGGTGAGACCGCCTTCGACTACAAGGACGTGTACTTCTCCTCCGCGCTCGGCGAGGTGCGCGTCGACGCCGCCTCGACGGTGTCGCTGGCGAACGGCGCCTCCGCGCGGTTCGGCGCCGAGGTCGTGGTGAACGGCGCCGCCCCCGACGGCCGCCGGTTCTTCGGTGAGGTGCAGCTGCTCAACGCGCGCGGCACCGCCGCGGGCTCCGGCAGCGTCGTGATCGGCGGGGTCACTCCGTAA
- a CDS encoding mycothiol-dependent nitroreductase Rv2466c family protein has product MPETRTTADFWFDPLCPWAWMTSRWMLEVQEVRPVDVRWHVMSLAVLNENKLDELPEEYREMLATQAWGPVRVAVAAEQLHGPEVLGRLYTAMGTRFHNEGLGPTREAMAAALADAGLPAGLLEYAEKDTYDAELRASHKEGINKVGQDVGTPVISVPGPDGTEVAFFGPVVTPAPKGEAAARLWDGTLLVASTPGFYEIKRTRTEGPIFD; this is encoded by the coding sequence ATGCCCGAGACGAGGACCACCGCCGACTTCTGGTTCGACCCGCTGTGCCCGTGGGCGTGGATGACGTCCCGCTGGATGCTGGAGGTCCAGGAGGTCCGCCCGGTGGACGTGCGGTGGCACGTGATGAGCCTCGCCGTCCTCAACGAGAACAAGCTCGACGAGCTTCCGGAGGAGTACCGGGAGATGCTCGCGACGCAGGCCTGGGGCCCGGTGCGGGTCGCCGTCGCGGCGGAGCAGCTCCACGGCCCCGAGGTGCTCGGCCGCCTGTACACGGCGATGGGCACCCGCTTCCACAACGAGGGCCTGGGCCCGACGCGCGAGGCGATGGCCGCCGCCCTGGCGGACGCCGGGCTGCCGGCCGGGCTGCTGGAGTACGCCGAGAAGGACACGTACGACGCGGAGCTGCGCGCCTCCCACAAGGAAGGCATCAACAAGGTCGGCCAGGACGTCGGCACGCCGGTCATCTCGGTGCCGGGCCCCGACGGCACGGAGGTCGCCTTCTTCGGACCGGTCGTCACCCCCGCGCCCAAGGGCGAGGCCGCGGCGCGGCTGTGGGACGGCACGCTGCTGGTGGCGTCGACGCCCGGCTTCTACGAGATCAAGCGCACGCGCACCGAGGGTCCGATCTTCGACTGA
- a CDS encoding superoxide dismutase has translation MAIYTLPELPYDYAALAPVISPEIIELHHDKHHAAYVKGANDTLEQLEEARDKDQWGAINGLQKNLAFHLSGHILHSIYWHNMTGEGGGEPLEKDGVGELADAIAESFGSFARFKSQLTKASATTQGSGWGVLAYEPVSGRLIVEQVYDHQGNVGQGSVPILVFDAWEHAFYLQYRNQKVDFIEAMWQVVNWQDVAKRYAEAKDRTPLIAP, from the coding sequence ATGGCGATCTACACCCTTCCGGAACTTCCCTACGACTACGCGGCGCTGGCGCCCGTCATCAGCCCGGAGATCATCGAGCTGCACCACGACAAGCACCACGCCGCGTACGTCAAGGGCGCGAACGACACCCTGGAGCAGCTGGAGGAGGCGCGGGACAAGGACCAGTGGGGGGCCATCAACGGCCTCCAGAAGAACCTGGCCTTCCACCTCTCGGGCCACATCCTGCACTCCATCTACTGGCACAACATGACGGGCGAGGGCGGTGGCGAGCCGCTGGAGAAGGACGGCGTCGGCGAGCTCGCGGACGCGATCGCCGAGTCGTTCGGCTCCTTCGCCCGCTTCAAGTCGCAGCTGACCAAGGCCTCGGCGACGACTCAGGGTTCCGGCTGGGGCGTCCTCGCCTACGAGCCGGTCAGCGGCCGCCTCATCGTGGAGCAGGTCTACGACCACCAGGGCAACGTCGGCCAGGGCTCCGTCCCGATCCTGGTCTTCGACGCCTGGGAGCACGCCTTCTACCTCCAGTACCGGAACCAGAAGGTGGACTTCATCGAGGCCATGTGGCAGGTCGTCAACTGGCAGGACGTGGCCAAGCGCTATGCCGAGGCGAAGGACCGCACGCCGCTCATCGCCCCCTGA
- the pepN gene encoding aminopeptidase N produces MPGENLSRDEARERAALLSVDGYDVALDLRSAVGEGEERERTFRSVTTIRFRCVTPGAGSFADLVAPSVTSVTLNGRELDPAAVFDGARIALDGLAEENVLVVDAQCAYSRTGEGLHRFVDPEDGEVYLYTQYEPADARRVFANFEQPDLKAPYRFEVTAPEGWTVWSNGAEESREAGVWRFAETRPISTYITCVVAGPYHHVTDVYRRGDLEIPLGAMCRKGLARHFDAEDVFLVTKQGLDFFHDAFDYPYPFGKYDQAFVPEYNLGAMENPGMVTFREEYIYRGKVTRAAYERRANVILHEMAHMWFGDLVTMKWWDDLWLKESFADFMGTFSMVEATRFTNGWTTFANNRKAWAYRADQLPSTHPITADIRDLEDAKLNFDGITYAKGAAVLKQLVAYAGREAFLEGSRRYFKRHAYGNTTLGDLLAVLEETSGRDLKAWSRSWLETSGVNALTPVLTYDEATGDGDGAGTAGGRVAELVVEQDGAEPRPHRAAVGLYRLEDGRLVRYARAEVDVTGRRTTVTELAGAERPALVLVNDEDLTYCKVRFDEGSLATLRAHLGDVDDPLARALCWSALWNMTRDALMPARDFVALVLDFAGRETDIGVLQMLHAWARTALVHYAVPAWRATGGRLLAEGALRELRQAEPGSEHQLTWARFFASVASADADLALLEGLLAGTEKVDGLDVDQELRWAFLEPLAAHGRADEAAVAAELARDDTASGKRHQVRCLAARPSAAVKAQAWAQVVESDRLSNALVEAVISGFAQPSQRELVAPYAQKYFAAIERVWAERSIQIGMDVVRGLFPSLQDDPATLEATDAWLAAHEDGAPALRRLVLEARDDLARALRAQECDAAA; encoded by the coding sequence GTGCCCGGTGAGAATCTGTCCCGCGACGAGGCCCGCGAGCGGGCCGCCCTGCTGTCCGTCGACGGGTACGACGTCGCGCTCGACCTGCGGTCCGCCGTCGGGGAGGGCGAGGAGCGGGAGCGTACGTTCCGGTCCGTGACGACCATCCGGTTCCGCTGCGTGACCCCGGGCGCGGGCAGCTTCGCGGACCTGGTCGCCCCCTCGGTGACCTCGGTCACGCTGAACGGGCGGGAGCTGGACCCGGCGGCCGTCTTCGACGGGGCGCGGATCGCCCTGGACGGCCTCGCCGAGGAGAACGTCCTGGTGGTGGACGCGCAGTGCGCCTACAGCCGCACCGGCGAGGGCCTGCACCGGTTCGTGGACCCGGAGGACGGCGAGGTCTACCTGTACACGCAGTACGAGCCGGCCGACGCGCGTCGCGTCTTCGCCAACTTCGAGCAGCCCGACCTGAAGGCCCCCTACCGCTTCGAGGTGACGGCGCCCGAGGGCTGGACGGTGTGGAGCAACGGCGCGGAGGAGTCCCGCGAGGCGGGCGTGTGGCGGTTCGCGGAGACCCGCCCCATCTCCACGTACATCACCTGCGTCGTCGCCGGGCCGTACCACCACGTCACGGACGTCTACCGGCGCGGCGACCTGGAGATCCCGCTCGGCGCGATGTGCCGCAAGGGCCTCGCCCGGCACTTCGACGCGGAGGACGTCTTCCTCGTCACCAAGCAGGGCCTCGACTTCTTCCACGACGCCTTCGACTACCCGTACCCCTTCGGCAAGTACGACCAGGCGTTCGTGCCCGAGTACAACCTCGGCGCCATGGAGAACCCCGGCATGGTCACCTTCCGCGAGGAGTACATCTACCGGGGCAAGGTGACCCGCGCGGCGTACGAGCGGCGGGCCAACGTCATCCTCCACGAGATGGCGCACATGTGGTTCGGCGACCTGGTCACCATGAAGTGGTGGGACGACCTGTGGCTGAAGGAGTCCTTCGCGGACTTCATGGGCACCTTCTCGATGGTGGAGGCGACCCGGTTCACCAACGGCTGGACCACGTTCGCCAACAACCGCAAGGCGTGGGCGTACCGCGCGGACCAGCTGCCGTCGACGCACCCGATCACGGCCGACATCCGCGACCTGGAGGACGCCAAGCTGAACTTCGACGGGATCACGTACGCCAAGGGCGCGGCCGTGCTGAAGCAGCTCGTCGCCTACGCGGGCCGGGAGGCGTTCCTGGAGGGCTCCCGCCGGTACTTCAAGCGGCACGCGTACGGCAACACGACCCTCGGCGACCTGCTGGCCGTACTGGAGGAGACCTCCGGGCGGGACCTGAAGGCGTGGTCCCGGTCCTGGCTGGAGACCTCGGGCGTCAACGCCCTCACGCCGGTCCTCACGTACGACGAGGCGACCGGTGACGGTGACGGGGCGGGGACGGCCGGCGGGCGCGTCGCCGAGCTCGTCGTCGAGCAGGACGGCGCCGAGCCGCGCCCGCACCGCGCGGCGGTCGGGCTGTACCGGCTGGAGGACGGCCGGCTGGTGCGCTACGCCCGCGCCGAGGTGGACGTCACGGGGCGGCGCACCACCGTGACCGAGCTGGCCGGCGCCGAGCGGCCGGCGCTGGTGCTGGTCAACGACGAGGACCTGACGTACTGCAAGGTCCGCTTCGACGAGGGGTCGCTCGCCACGCTGCGGGCCCACCTCGGCGACGTCGACGACCCGCTGGCGCGGGCGCTGTGCTGGTCAGCGCTGTGGAACATGACGCGGGACGCCCTCATGCCGGCGCGGGACTTCGTGGCGCTGGTCCTGGACTTCGCGGGCCGCGAGACCGACATCGGCGTGCTCCAGATGCTCCACGCGTGGGCGCGGACGGCGCTCGTCCACTACGCGGTGCCCGCGTGGCGCGCGACGGGCGGCCGGCTCCTCGCCGAGGGCGCGCTGCGCGAGCTGCGGCAGGCCGAACCCGGCAGCGAGCACCAGCTGACGTGGGCGCGGTTCTTCGCGTCGGTCGCTTCGGCGGACGCCGACCTCGCCCTCCTGGAGGGGTTGCTGGCGGGCACGGAGAAGGTCGACGGACTCGACGTCGACCAGGAGCTGCGCTGGGCGTTCCTGGAGCCGCTCGCCGCGCACGGCCGCGCCGACGAGGCGGCGGTCGCGGCGGAGCTCGCCCGGGACGACACCGCGTCGGGCAAGCGGCACCAGGTGCGCTGTCTGGCGGCCCGGCCGTCGGCGGCGGTGAAGGCGCAGGCGTGGGCGCAGGTCGTGGAGTCCGACCGGCTGTCGAACGCGCTGGTGGAGGCGGTGATCTCCGGGTTCGCGCAGCCGTCGCAGCGGGAGCTCGTCGCGCCGTACGCGCAGAAGTACTTCGCGGCCATCGAGCGGGTGTGGGCCGAGCGGTCGATCCAGATCGGGATGGACGTGGTGCGCGGGCTGTTCCCGTCGCTCCAGGACGACCCGGCGACGCTGGAGGCGACGGACGCGTGGCTCGCCGCGCACGAGGACGGCGCGCCGGCGCTGCGCCGCCTGGTGCTGGAGGCGCGGGACGACCTGGCCCGCGCCCTGCGCGCCCAGGAGTGCGACGCCGCGGCCTGA
- a CDS encoding serine hydrolase domain-containing protein, giving the protein MPVRSTRGALVAAALAAAVTATALTAPAVAAPTGPDARAGRHEATRKAAEEMVRAGAPGVLVQARDRYGVRNVEAGVADRTTGRERRPHDRYRIASITKTFVATVVLQLEAEGRLDLDDSVEKWLPGVVRGNGHDGRRVTLRQLLNHTSGIYDVTSDPAFQAKVFGPDFLRHRYDTWTPRQLVGIAMGHAPAFAPGTDWQYSNTNYVLAGMVIDEAAGRPYAEEVERRIIRPLRLRATSLPGTDPRMPRPAGRAYSTLGGDPADPATGVHDVTELNPSVAGAAGEMVSDGADLQRFVRALITGRLLPPAQMKELTKAVPVESGDGRNAYGLGVVRQQLSCGKEVWGHTGGIHGSGSVVVSTRSGDHTLAANVNGDWVGGLDKIVEAEFCG; this is encoded by the coding sequence ATGCCCGTACGCAGCACCAGAGGCGCCCTCGTCGCCGCCGCCCTCGCGGCGGCCGTGACCGCCACCGCGCTCACCGCCCCCGCGGTGGCCGCCCCGACCGGCCCCGACGCGCGCGCCGGCCGCCACGAGGCCACCCGGAAGGCCGCGGAGGAGATGGTGCGGGCGGGGGCGCCGGGCGTCCTCGTCCAGGCCCGCGACCGGTACGGCGTCCGGAACGTGGAGGCGGGCGTCGCCGACCGGACCACCGGGCGCGAGCGCCGGCCGCACGACCGCTACCGCATCGCCTCCATCACCAAGACGTTCGTCGCCACCGTCGTCCTCCAGCTGGAGGCGGAGGGCCGCCTCGACCTCGACGACAGCGTCGAGAAGTGGCTGCCCGGCGTCGTCCGCGGCAACGGCCACGACGGCCGGCGCGTCACCCTGCGCCAGCTGCTCAACCACACCAGCGGAATCTACGACGTGACCTCCGACCCCGCCTTCCAGGCGAAGGTCTTCGGCCCGGACTTCCTGCGCCACCGCTACGACACCTGGACCCCGCGGCAGCTCGTCGGCATCGCCATGGGTCACGCCCCGGCGTTCGCCCCCGGCACCGACTGGCAGTACTCCAACACCAACTACGTCCTCGCCGGGATGGTCATAGACGAGGCCGCCGGCCGCCCGTACGCCGAGGAGGTCGAGCGCCGGATCATCCGCCCGCTCCGGCTGCGCGCCACCTCCCTGCCCGGGACGGACCCGCGGATGCCGCGGCCCGCCGGCCGCGCGTACTCCACCCTCGGCGGCGACCCGGCCGACCCGGCCACGGGGGTCCACGACGTCACGGAGCTCAACCCGTCCGTGGCGGGCGCCGCCGGCGAGATGGTCTCCGACGGCGCGGACCTCCAGCGGTTCGTACGGGCGCTGATCACCGGTCGGCTGCTGCCGCCGGCGCAGATGAAGGAGCTGACGAAGGCCGTCCCGGTGGAGTCCGGCGACGGGCGGAACGCCTACGGCCTGGGCGTGGTGCGCCAGCAGCTGAGCTGCGGCAAGGAGGTGTGGGGCCACACGGGCGGCATCCACGGCTCCGGTTCGGTCGTCGTGTCGACCCGCTCGGGCGACCACACCCTGGCGGCGAACGTCAACGGCGACTGGGTGGGCGGCCTGGACAAGATCGTGGAGGCGGAGTTCTGCGGGTGA